Genomic DNA from bacterium:
TACCCGGTGCTATGTCGCCGCAGTCCCACACCAGAGTCTGTCCGTGTCCAGCCGTAAAATCTCCGGAGAGCTCTGCCGCGAGTTCACCCACCAAATTGTAAATCAATATTTTCACTTCTGCTGCCTGGTCCAGATGGAAGACAAAGGTCATCTGTTCCTGGGCCGGGTTGGGATAAGCCAGGACTTGCCGGCCGCCTAAATCCACGCCGCCCAGGGCGGTGGTCGGGGTCATAGTAGGCGTGGGAGTCATGGTGGGCGTGACAGTACTGGTCGGCGAAATCGTGGATGTGACCGATATGGTCAGGGTCGAGGTGATTGTAGCGGTCGGCGAATGTGTGGGCGTAATCGTGGGCGTGAAGGTCGGTGTAGGCGTCGGAATTAAAGCTGTGACCAGGACATTATACGAAAAAGCCGAGGTGTTGTTATTGCCATCCGTGGCAAGGGCGCAAGCGTAATCCCCATTGGCCAGCAGGCCCGCGGGATAGAGTTCCCAGTATCCGTCAACATCGGCAAAAGTGGAGTTGACAAAGATAAGACTACCGCCTTGCGCGCCGGGCCGCGCTTCAGCTTTGAAGACCTCGATATAATCAAAGGCCTGGGCCGTGCCGGAGACAAGTCCCATATCCGCCATACCTACCAGCGGAGCGGGTTTGTCCTCGTTGCAGCCAGCTCCCAAAACAATGCCTTCAACGGAAAATGCGCTGATTGTGTTTCCCCATATACGATTAAAATCCGTGTCCTCCCCGGCTAAATTAACGCCAATGAGGCTATTGGCAATAAGATTGCCTTGCCCGTCGCCAAAACTGCCAATGACATTGTCGCGGGAATTGTTGGACAAGTGTATGCCGTTGGTAAAGGCCGTCAAGGGCGCACTGTGATCGGCCAGCAAACCGATCCAGTTGCCGGTTATGGTATTGCCACTACTGCCATCATTCGTAATACCGCTGAAAGTATCGCCGACAATGATGTTTCCATACCAATCACCGCCATCCGTATTGGCCCCGCCGATTAAATTGTTTTCACTTTCAGCGGCTAAATAAAGCGTATAGCTCGTGTTGCTGATACCAACAGTGCCGCTGGAATTGGTTCCAATATAATTGCCGCAGATGCTATTGTTGTCGCTACGTACGGAAATCGCCATTATATTGGCGGAAATGACATTGCGTTCAAAACGGCCGTCATTGCGAACCCCGCCGATCAATTGATAAGGAGAACTCGCTGCGAGGCAAATCCCCATATGATTGCCAAAACTCAGGCCACTGCTGGAGAGGCCGATAATGTTATTCTGAACAACGCTTTCAGATGCCTGGCTAAAATTAATACCATGCCCGGTGTTCCCGGAAATGACGTTCCCCCAACCGGGCTGCGGCAGGCCAATGACATTCCTGGTAACAAAGTTATCGAGGGAAATACCATTCCCATTATTGGGAAGAACGGCATTTTGGCCGGCATTTAGGCCAATAACATTTCCGCAAACACTATTCCCGTGCGAAGCGCCGGAAATGGTAATTCCGGAGAAGGAATTGCCGGAAATCAAGTTGCCTTGGCCGGCCAGAGCATTGCCGCCAACCAGGCATTGCGTGGTTGCGCCCGCCAGGACAATGGCCTGACCATTGGGCAAGGCGCTCAGACCGTCAGGGGCGGTCCCCAGACGATTGCCCCGGATATTCAATTGTATCGTATCGTATGAAACAATACCCTTAGAGTTCCCGGAAATGATATTGCCCTCGCCTTGAGTTTGATCTCCACCAATCAGGCATTGGAAGGAACTTCGGCTGTAAATGCCATTGTTGACATTGCCTAAAATGGTTAAGCCATCGCTGGTTAGGCCGATATAATTACCCTGGACCGTATTGCCAATGCCGCTCAGCCAAATTCCACCATTATTGCCGGATATTATATTGCGGCTAGAGGAGTCCGGGCCGCCGACCATATTACTGTCGCCATAGACCTGAAGACCGTAGAAATCATTGCCTTGGCCGGTCGCATCAGACCAATCCGTACCAATGGCGCAGCCCAGGATTTGATTATTGTTGGAATAGATTATAATTCCGCCATAGCCGTCAATAATCGCAATGTTTCGTATAACACTGGCATCGCTTCCGCTCGCCAATCTTAAAATACTGTTTCCCGTAGCACCCAGCGTCGCGCCCTGGCCCTCAAGCACTACGGGTTGATTAACAGCCAATTCCGAATGGACTGTAATCGAATTACTTACGGCTAAAACAATAATGTCTGTTTCCGTGGTGCCATTGGCTTGAGTGATGGCGTCCCGCAGGGTGTTGGGCCCGCTGTCGGCATGACTCGTGACTGTGAAAGTGGCGGCCTGGGCATTTATATAAAACGCGCCCAAAAGCATACTGCCAAACAAAATTGCGCCTAATGTCCATTTTCGCATGAGAAAAACCCTCCTGGAAGGATAATATTGTTGGTGGGAGTGGAAATCAATTAAATCGCCAAGCGAGGAAAAAAACATTCTCAAATCTTGCATATTTTAAGACGAACTTGCCGGAACGTCCACAAAAAACCGGTCAAGCCCCTATATTTTTATGGCAGCTCGGACAAAACCAATATCCACGGCGGAAAATGCCGGCAAATAGCTCAAATTCCGGTGACACCATACTTAATTATTTGGACTCCAACACCCAACATCACCGTATTATGGCATCACTTTTTATAGAATATATTTCCGCCAGGTGTCGCTGCACATCCCATTAATATTATTACATCCACAGCATTTTTCTTGCGAATTGCACTGCCTTATGAACCTATGATCCGGAGTTCCCCTACTACAGCGCCTTGCGCATATACAGCAGTACACTTTCATAGGCTAGTGTAGTGTCCCTAACGCTTCTTTACTTTTGGCAATTTTAGCCATGATACGTTCAACAGGCGCAGTCCAAACAAATACTTTTGGATTCTGGTTATGATTATTTAAATAATCATAAATTGCCGTGGTCAAGGTTTTCACATTTTCAAAAGATCCTCGGCGCAAACGTTTTTCGGTTAACTCGCGAAACCAACGTTCGACCAGGTTTAGCCAAGAACATAAAGTGGGAATAAAGTGTAAATGAAATCTCGGATGACGTTTCAGCCAAGTTTTGACACGGGAATGTTTGTGCGTGCCATAGTTGTCGACAATTAAATGCAGAGCCATCTGTGGAGGAGTCTCAGCGACGATTTTTTTTAAGAAGCGAATGAATTCGCTATGCCGATGACGTGGCAGGCAATCTCCGATGACTTTGCCATCAGCCATGTTCAGAGCTGCAAATAAAGTGGTTGTGCCATTGCGTTTGTAATCGTGAGTCATGGTTTCGCAGCGCCCCTTTTTTATCGGCAAACCCGGTTGGCTGCGATCAAGCGCTTAAATTTGACTTTTTTCGTCGACACATAATACTAAAGATTTATCAGGTGGATTCAGATATAGTCCTACAACATCTGTCAGCTTTTCTGTGAAGTGCGCATCACGGCTCAATTTGAAAGTTTTTATCAAATGAGGTTTAAGTTGGTACTGTTGCCAAATGCGTTGGACGGTCATGCGACTGAGTCCTTGGGCTTGAGCCATAGTTCGAATGCTCCAGTGCGTAGCATTGGACGGAGTAGTATGAAGCGTGGCGTTAATCACAGCTTTTACTTTTGCATTTGAAATTTTGGACAACCGTCCTGGTCGGGGCGCATCTTTTTCTAAGCCTGTGAGGCGCAGTGATAGGAACCGTTCGCGCCAAAGTTGAACCGTTGGACGGGAAATTTTCATACGACTGGCGATCACTTGATTTTGTTGACTGTCGGCAGCCATAAGAATAATTTGAGCTCGTTGAACCAAACGCAGAGGATATTTGCGGCCATGAGCCCAAGTTTGCAAAGCAACACGTTCTTCGGGGGTTAGACGGATAGGTTGACTGATTTTCATAATAAAACATATTACACCATTTTTGATTATATGCAAACTTATTTATGGGACACTACACTAGATTAGTAAGAGCTTTAGATAGGTGGTAGTATCCGCTCCCAACATATGCCACGCAGCATTTCCCAACATTTCCACAGACATATTAAACGGTGATTTTTCCACCCACTATTTTATCATCACTGGAGCCGGTATTTGATCTTCGGACTGTCTTGCGTTTTCTTTCATTAAGCTGTCAATAATTGACAGTAGACAATTGAATAATGTCTTTTCATCCAAACCGATCTGGGCAATGATAGATTCCGGCAAAGGATGCAGTTTGGGAGCACTCTCTTCCACAAGTGTTCCGCCAAAATCAAAATATACAATTTGGCGCTCCCTGCGTTACTTTCAAAAAGATTGTTCATCGTCTGAATCCTCCTTCACTTGCAATCACTTGACCTGTAATCCAGTGGGCATGCTTGCTATGAAGAAATTGAACCAATTTAGCAGCATCATCAACAGTTCCCCAACGTCCGGAAGGAAACATACTGGCAACTTCGTCATAAGCTGAACCCTCCAGATAACCGGTATCGGTTGGTCCGGGATTTATACAATTAACGCGGATATTTTTCGGAGCAAGTGCTGGCGCAACTTGTTTACAGAGCCCCCGAATCGCTTCTTTTGATGTAGCATAAGCTATTTCTTTGACCATTGGACCAAGATACTGTCCGCTGGTAAATAAGGTAATAACACCTCCGCGTTCCTGGTCAATCTGTTTCGCGAAGGATTGGATCAGCAACATAGTGGCACGAACATTTGCAGAAAAATGCGCATCTATGTTTTCAGCCGTCCATTCTTCAAGATCAGAACTGACGGAATAGGCATGGTTGAGCACCAGACCATCAAGCCCATCCAACTTTTTCGCTGCTTCCTCAATAACACGCGCCGGTTCATTTGGAATAGACAGATCCGACGGAGACAGTACTTCTATAGTATATCCTTTGGCTAATAGCTCTTTGACGAAATCATTGGGAAAATCATTTGCTGCGTCCGGATAATTCAATTCCAAATCATAGTCAGGAAAACCATGGACAGCTATGTCGGCCCCTGCCTCGATACATCGTCTGGCAATGGCCGTCCCAATACCAAGCGGACGACTTACTCCAGTAATAAGGATTTTTTGATGTTCTAAAGATAGTGCTAACTCATTTTTTGTCACATTGGTTGAACTCATAATGTCACTCCTTTGTTTATAAAAACGTCTGTCGGTCCTTTTTTGTCAGAGATTTATTGAAATCCGGCATCCGTAATGTTGGGGGATATTGGGTCGAGTAGCCCAGAGGAATCTCACCCCCAGGCTCTCACAGAACCGTACTTGAATCTCTCGATTCATACGGCTCTTACTGTTCGGCCATTATGATTAACATAATGACTTGCTTCATGACTGAAGTTCCTCCGGTCTTTCGACAGTTGACAATAGTCACCAAGCTAAACAGTTCGGTCCCTTCGCTCCACTTCCATTACGGAAGCTTCCTCACTACTACGAACCGATCCGCCCCTATATCACGCCTTGGTACTCACATACTAACACCGTGCTGCGATGCTTGCATGGCTCCCTTAACATCATGATATAGGTTCCCACGTTCTCCGTA
This window encodes:
- a CDS encoding SDR family oxidoreductase, translating into MSSTNVTKNELALSLEHQKILITGVSRPLGIGTAIARRCIEAGADIAVHGFPDYDLELNYPDAANDFPNDFVKELLAKGYTIEVLSPSDLSIPNEPARVIEEAAKKLDGLDGLVLNHAYSVSSDLEEWTAENIDAHFSANVRATMLLIQSFAKQIDQERGGVITLFTSGQYLGPMVKEIAYATSKEAIRGLCKQVAPALAPKNIRVNCINPGPTDTGYLEGSAYDEVASMFPSGRWGTVDDAAKLVQFLHSKHAHWITGQVIASEGGFRR